In Herbaspirillum sp. WKF16, one genomic interval encodes:
- a CDS encoding XdhC family protein, whose protein sequence is MEGIDISVLRHLLAWRQSDRRAMLATVVHTWGSSPRPPGAMMALCEDGRIVGSVSGGCIEDDLASRYGGTGMATADIPQLVRYGVDADEAHRFGLPCGGTLELMLEFDPDAAQLGELVSLLDAGALVRRRLRRSDGAVTLEKTAAPAAVQFDGRHLELTLGPGYRMLLIGAGALSQYLATMALFNGFDVTLCDPRREHLDTWAVAGVKTTTEMPDDAVVAFQADRRSCIVALTHDPKLDDLALLEALHSPAFYVGAIGSRRNSDSRRERLAKHFGETRASLARLHGPVGIYIGSKTPPEIAVSVMAEILATKNGVLLPAAMQIEHAKDNLQAA, encoded by the coding sequence ATGGAAGGCATTGACATCAGCGTCCTCAGGCACCTGCTCGCCTGGCGCCAAAGCGACCGGCGCGCCATGCTGGCCACCGTCGTGCATACCTGGGGCTCGTCGCCGCGCCCGCCCGGCGCGATGATGGCGCTGTGCGAAGACGGCCGCATCGTCGGCTCAGTCTCGGGCGGCTGTATCGAAGACGACCTGGCCAGCCGCTATGGCGGGACGGGGATGGCGACGGCGGACATCCCGCAGTTGGTGAGGTACGGCGTCGATGCGGATGAGGCGCACCGCTTCGGATTGCCTTGCGGCGGCACGCTGGAACTGATGCTGGAATTCGATCCGGACGCAGCGCAGCTCGGCGAGCTGGTGAGCCTGCTCGATGCCGGCGCACTGGTGCGTCGCCGCCTGCGCCGCAGCGACGGCGCGGTCACGCTGGAGAAGACCGCCGCGCCGGCCGCAGTGCAATTCGACGGCCGACATCTGGAGCTCACCCTGGGGCCGGGCTACCGCATGCTGCTCATCGGCGCCGGTGCGCTGTCGCAATACCTGGCCACGATGGCGCTGTTCAACGGCTTCGACGTCACGCTCTGCGACCCGCGGCGCGAGCATCTCGACACCTGGGCCGTGGCCGGCGTCAAGACCACCACCGAGATGCCCGACGACGCCGTGGTCGCATTCCAGGCCGACCGCCGCAGTTGCATCGTGGCGCTGACGCACGATCCCAAGCTGGACGACCTGGCGTTGCTGGAGGCGCTGCACAGCCCGGCCTTCTACGTCGGCGCCATCGGCTCGCGCCGCAACAGCGACAGCCGCCGCGAACGCCTCGCCAAGCACTTCGGCGAGACGCGCGCCTCGCTGGCGCGCCTGCACGGCCCGGTAGGCATCTACATCGGCAGCAAGACGCCACCTGAAATCGCCGTCAGCGTAATGGCCGAGATCCTGGCCACCAAGAACGGCGTGCTGCTGCCCGCCGCCATGCAGATCGAACATGCCAAGGACAACCTGCAGGCGGCCTGA
- a CDS encoding LysR family transcriptional regulator: MLDIKQLHYFVTVAEEEHVGRAAERLYISQSPLSRQIAQLEEKLGLILFERSQQRIKLTADGRVFLGEAQAFLTHAKRLESMARRLGRGDEGGLCIGYLENAMHSGVLHQALRELLTERPAIHIALYNQSNAAQIEGLRQRSLDVGLICAPIPEDDPELVSYQVLSDPMLLALPVSHPLANAKKFTPKDLAEQKWIGVVHKEGVRRHDNFIAACAEAGFAPAISVEASEPLAALGLVAAGLGVTMVQRSLRQQAPEGVVLHEVPWLNYRTSLWVAWHRVALRPLVTHFRELLQSSRLIVPIRKARALAA, from the coding sequence ATGTTGGACATCAAGCAACTGCATTATTTCGTCACCGTGGCCGAGGAAGAGCACGTCGGTCGGGCCGCCGAGCGGCTCTACATCTCGCAGTCGCCGCTGAGCCGGCAGATCGCGCAGCTGGAAGAAAAGCTCGGCCTGATCCTCTTCGAGCGCAGCCAGCAGCGCATCAAGCTGACCGCCGACGGCCGCGTGTTCCTGGGCGAGGCGCAAGCCTTCCTGACGCACGCCAAGCGGCTGGAATCGATGGCGCGGCGCCTGGGGCGCGGCGACGAAGGCGGCCTGTGCATCGGCTACCTGGAGAACGCCATGCACTCGGGCGTGCTGCACCAGGCGCTGCGCGAACTGCTGACCGAGCGCCCGGCCATCCACATCGCGCTCTACAACCAGTCCAACGCCGCGCAGATCGAAGGCCTGCGCCAGCGCAGCCTGGATGTGGGGCTGATCTGCGCGCCCATCCCCGAGGACGATCCCGAGCTGGTCTCCTACCAGGTGCTGAGCGACCCGATGCTGCTGGCGCTGCCCGTCAGTCACCCCTTGGCCAACGCGAAGAAATTCACGCCCAAGGACCTGGCCGAGCAGAAATGGATAGGCGTGGTGCACAAGGAAGGCGTGCGCCGGCACGACAACTTCATCGCCGCCTGCGCGGAAGCCGGCTTCGCGCCGGCCATCTCGGTCGAGGCCAGCGAGCCGCTGGCGGCGCTGGGCCTGGTCGCCGCCGGCCTGGGCGTGACCATGGTGCAGCGCAGCCTGCGCCAGCAGGCGCCCGAAGGCGTGGTGCTGCACGAGGTGCCCTGGCTGAACTACCGCACCTCGCTGTGGGTGGCGTGGCACCGGGTGGCGCTGCGCCCGCTGGTGACGCACTTCCGCGAGCTGCTGCAAAGCTCGCGCCTGATCGTGCCGATCAGGAAGGCGCGCGCGCTGGCCGCCTGA
- a CDS encoding alkene reductase — translation MSSTGSDLFSPTHIGAIGVANRVAMAPLTRSRADMNGVHSELAIEYYRQRAAAGLIISEATNISREGRGYAFTPGIYTDEHVAAWRKITDAVHQAGGKIVNQLWHVGRISHDSLQENGQPPVAPSAIQAGELVFLESRTQARPSMPRALETAEIPRILEDYRNAARRAKEAGFDGVEVHSANGYLLEQFVRDSTNRRTDQYGGSLENRVRFPVEVVSAVAEIWGADRVGVRLSPLTRSAGDTPLDSDPERTYFYYAEQLGKLGLAYLHCVEGQTRGDNAASAFDFKKLHAAFGGKYIANNSYQRQMAMDAIASGHADMVAFGRPFISNPDLVERLKLDAPWAEPDRATLYGGGAEGYTDYPVLAR, via the coding sequence GTGTCAAGCACCGGATCTGATCTTTTCTCGCCCACCCACATCGGCGCCATCGGCGTCGCCAACCGCGTCGCCATGGCGCCGCTGACGCGCTCGCGCGCCGACATGAACGGCGTGCACAGCGAGCTGGCCATCGAGTACTACCGCCAGCGCGCCGCCGCCGGCCTGATCATCAGCGAAGCCACCAACATCTCGCGCGAAGGGCGCGGCTATGCCTTCACGCCCGGCATCTATACCGACGAACACGTCGCCGCCTGGCGCAAGATCACCGACGCCGTGCACCAGGCCGGCGGCAAGATCGTCAACCAGCTCTGGCACGTGGGCCGCATCTCGCACGACTCGCTGCAGGAGAACGGCCAGCCGCCGGTGGCGCCGTCGGCGATCCAGGCCGGCGAGCTGGTATTCCTGGAGTCGCGCACCCAGGCCCGCCCCTCGATGCCGCGCGCATTGGAGACCGCGGAAATCCCGCGCATCCTGGAGGACTACCGCAACGCCGCCCGTCGCGCCAAGGAAGCCGGCTTCGACGGCGTGGAAGTGCACTCGGCCAACGGCTACCTGCTGGAGCAGTTCGTGCGCGACAGCACCAACCGGCGCACCGACCAATACGGCGGCTCGCTGGAAAACCGCGTGCGCTTCCCGGTGGAAGTGGTCAGCGCGGTGGCCGAGATCTGGGGCGCCGACCGCGTCGGCGTGCGCCTGTCGCCGCTGACCCGCTCGGCCGGCGACACGCCGCTGGACAGCGATCCCGAGCGCACCTACTTCTACTACGCCGAGCAGCTGGGCAAGCTGGGCCTGGCCTACCTGCATTGCGTGGAAGGCCAGACCCGCGGCGACAACGCCGCCTCCGCCTTCGATTTCAAGAAGCTGCACGCGGCCTTCGGCGGCAAGTACATCGCCAACAACAGCTACCAGCGCCAGATGGCGATGGACGCAATCGCTTCCGGCCACGCCGACATGGTGGCCTTCGGCCGTCCGTTCATCTCCAACCCGGACCTGGTGGAACGCCTGAAGCTGGACGCGCCCTGGGCCGAACCCGACCGCGCCACGCTGTACGGCGGCGGGGCCGAAGGCTATACCGACTACCCGGTGCTGGCTCGCTGA
- the paoA gene encoding aldehyde dehydrogenase iron-sulfur subunit PaoA, whose amino-acid sequence MDAFRDVTISRRNLLIAGALSATAAGLPSSAGAQAGSPSPSSAPAGGPGPARAGVSLTINGNKHSLDVDTRTTLLDLLRENLHLAGTKKGCDHGQCGACTVIVDGRRINSCLSLAVMHEGAEVTTIEGLGDKDRLHPMQAAFIKHDGYQCGYCTPGQICSAVSVLKEIRDGVPSLVSPDLAEPPKLSDAEIRERMSGNICRCGAYSNILDAINEVAGRQA is encoded by the coding sequence ATGGACGCTTTTCGCGATGTGACGATCTCGCGGCGCAACCTGCTTATTGCAGGCGCCCTCTCGGCCACGGCCGCCGGCCTGCCAAGCTCTGCCGGCGCCCAGGCCGGCTCCCCCTCTCCTTCTTCCGCGCCGGCGGGCGGCCCCGGGCCCGCCAGGGCCGGCGTGTCGCTCACCATCAACGGCAACAAGCACAGTCTCGATGTGGACACGCGCACCACGCTGCTCGACCTCCTGCGCGAGAACCTGCACCTGGCCGGCACCAAGAAGGGCTGCGATCACGGCCAGTGCGGCGCCTGTACGGTGATCGTCGACGGCCGGCGGATCAATTCATGCCTGAGCCTGGCAGTGATGCACGAGGGCGCCGAGGTCACCACCATCGAGGGCCTGGGCGACAAGGACAGGCTGCATCCCATGCAGGCGGCCTTCATCAAGCACGACGGTTACCAGTGCGGGTACTGCACGCCGGGCCAGATCTGCTCTGCCGTATCGGTGCTCAAGGAAATCAGGGACGGCGTCCCCAGCCTGGTCAGTCCCGACCTGGCCGAGCCGCCCAAGCTGAGCGATGCCGAGATCCGCGAGCGCATGAGCGGCAACATCTGCCGCTGCGGCGCCTACTCCAACATCCTGGATGCGATCAACGAAGTCGCCGGGAGGCAGGCATGA
- a CDS encoding nucleotidyltransferase family protein translates to MPPDPLVQSPVVLVLASGAGRRFLASGGREHKLAAPLAGRPLIEHVMEKVAASGLPSHVVRGIDGGMGASIAAGVAATQGAAGWLVLPADLPLILPGSLRRVAALLDEHAVVVPRRGSAPGHPVGFARQCLAQLLQLRGDAGARSVVERYRARGAVHDEALEDDGIVMDIDTVDDLARIENLIIEARMKMPGMAAMADTAGDSHGRH, encoded by the coding sequence ATGCCGCCTGATCCGCTCGTCCAATCGCCCGTGGTGCTGGTGCTGGCCTCGGGCGCCGGCCGGCGCTTCCTGGCCTCCGGCGGCCGGGAGCACAAGCTCGCGGCGCCGCTGGCGGGCCGTCCGCTCATCGAGCATGTCATGGAAAAGGTGGCCGCCAGCGGCCTGCCCAGCCATGTGGTGCGCGGCATCGACGGCGGCATGGGCGCCTCGATTGCGGCCGGCGTCGCCGCCACGCAGGGCGCCGCCGGCTGGCTGGTCTTGCCGGCCGACCTGCCGCTGATCCTGCCGGGCAGCCTGAGGCGCGTCGCCGCCCTGCTCGACGAGCATGCCGTGGTAGTGCCGCGGCGCGGATCGGCGCCGGGTCATCCGGTGGGCTTTGCTCGCCAATGCCTGGCGCAGTTGCTGCAATTGCGCGGCGATGCCGGCGCCAGGTCGGTGGTGGAGCGCTATCGCGCGCGCGGCGCGGTCCACGACGAGGCGCTGGAGGACGACGGCATCGTCATGGATATCGACACCGTCGACGACCTGGCGCGCATTGAAAACCTCATCATCGAAGCCCGCATGAAAATGCCCGGCATGGCCGCCATGGCCGATACTGCAGGAGACTCGCATGGAAGGCATTGA
- a CDS encoding SDR family NAD(P)-dependent oxidoreductase: MTSTLPVALVTGSTSGIGKAVAARLSRDGYAVVVHSRSSAKAGQQFAAQLPAAIYVQADLALESDRRRLIETTLGHYGRLDVLVNNAGISRVIPHGDLGAATSEVWHELNEVNVVAPFRLVALAEAALRESARPERPACVVNISSHAGVRPKGASIPYAATKAALNHVTRLLALTLAPAIRVNAIAPGLVDTPLTADWCAAQETWRTKAPMRRAAQPDDIADLVAMLVKGNYLTGEILVADGGLNLT; the protein is encoded by the coding sequence ATGACATCAACCCTCCCCGTGGCCTTGGTCACCGGTTCGACCTCCGGCATCGGCAAGGCCGTGGCGGCACGGCTCTCGCGGGACGGCTACGCGGTAGTCGTCCACTCCCGGTCGTCGGCGAAGGCCGGCCAACAGTTCGCCGCGCAGCTTCCTGCCGCGATCTACGTGCAGGCTGATCTTGCGCTGGAGTCCGACCGCCGGCGGCTGATCGAGACGACGCTCGGCCACTACGGGCGCCTGGACGTGCTGGTCAACAACGCGGGGATCAGCCGCGTCATCCCGCATGGCGATCTGGGTGCCGCGACCTCGGAGGTCTGGCATGAGTTGAACGAGGTGAACGTGGTGGCGCCGTTCCGCCTGGTCGCGCTGGCCGAGGCCGCGCTGCGGGAGTCGGCGCGCCCGGAGCGCCCGGCCTGCGTGGTGAACATCAGCTCCCACGCCGGCGTGCGCCCGAAGGGCGCCTCCATCCCCTACGCCGCGACCAAGGCCGCGCTGAACCACGTGACCCGGCTGCTGGCGCTGACGCTGGCTCCCGCGATCCGCGTCAACGCCATCGCCCCCGGCCTGGTGGACACGCCGCTCACCGCCGACTGGTGCGCCGCGCAAGAGACCTGGCGCACCAAGGCGCCCATGCGCCGGGCCGCGCAACCTGACGACATCGCCGACCTGGTCGCGATGCTGGTCAAGGGGAATTACCTGACCGGCGAGATCCTGGTGGCCGATGGGGGCTTGAACCTGACCTGA
- a CDS encoding SRPBCC family protein, which yields MATAQARLELPVDAGRVWALIGGFGSLPDWLPYIPKSELSEGGRLRSLATPSGERIVERLLDYSDAGRSYSYAILEAPFPVTGYRSTLRVRPGGEQGGSVVEWSGEFTPRGVSDEQASALFRGIYEDGLKALALSLAGQGA from the coding sequence ATGGCGACAGCACAAGCAAGACTGGAACTGCCGGTAGATGCCGGCCGGGTCTGGGCGCTCATCGGCGGCTTCGGTTCGCTGCCGGATTGGCTGCCCTACATTCCCAAGTCGGAACTCTCCGAAGGCGGCCGCCTGCGCAGCCTGGCCACGCCGTCGGGCGAGCGCATCGTCGAACGCCTGCTGGACTACAGCGACGCCGGGCGCAGCTACAGCTACGCGATCCTGGAGGCGCCGTTCCCGGTGACGGGGTATCGGTCAACGCTGCGGGTCAGGCCCGGCGGCGAGCAGGGCGGATCGGTGGTCGAGTGGTCCGGCGAATTCACGCCCCGTGGCGTGAGCGACGAGCAAGCCTCGGCGCTGTTTCGCGGCATCTATGAAGACGGCCTCAAGGCGCTGGCGCTGAGCCTGGCCGGGCAGGGCGCCTGA
- a CDS encoding aldo/keto reductase: protein MSIKDKIKGSVLGFGTAPLGNMFRDIPEAEAAATVHAAWEHGIRYFDTAPFYGAGLAEIRLGQALAQYKRDDYVISTKVGRLVLDEVISGPQEFGEKGTLFQHGRKNKVINDYSADATLRSIDDSLKRLGTDRLDIVWIHDIAQDFYGDEWLARFEQARTGAFRALTRLRDEGVIKAWGLGVNRVEPLELTMDLEEAKPDGFLLAGRYSMLDHERALQRVMPTALAQGVEIVVGGPYSSGILAGGTHFEYQPASEEIKAKVARMKAVAARHGVSIKAAALQFALANPAVAAVIPGASKPERIAEDKLALAETIPQDFWRELREQGLVSAVAPLPGVR, encoded by the coding sequence ATGAGCATCAAGGACAAGATCAAGGGCAGCGTGCTGGGCTTCGGCACCGCCCCTCTGGGCAACATGTTTCGCGATATCCCCGAGGCGGAAGCCGCCGCCACGGTACATGCCGCATGGGAGCACGGCATCCGTTACTTCGACACCGCGCCTTTCTACGGCGCCGGCCTGGCCGAGATCCGCCTGGGCCAGGCGTTGGCCCAATACAAGCGCGACGACTACGTGATCAGCACCAAGGTCGGTCGCCTGGTGCTGGACGAAGTCATCAGCGGCCCGCAGGAGTTCGGCGAGAAGGGCACGCTGTTCCAGCATGGCCGCAAGAACAAGGTGATCAACGATTACTCGGCCGACGCCACCCTGCGCTCCATCGACGACAGCCTGAAGCGCCTCGGCACCGACCGCCTGGACATCGTCTGGATCCACGACATCGCCCAGGACTTCTACGGCGACGAATGGCTGGCGCGCTTCGAGCAAGCCCGCACCGGCGCCTTCCGCGCACTGACCCGCCTGCGCGACGAGGGTGTGATCAAGGCCTGGGGCCTGGGAGTGAACCGCGTCGAGCCGCTGGAACTGACCATGGACCTGGAAGAAGCCAAGCCCGACGGCTTCCTGCTGGCCGGCCGCTACAGCATGCTGGACCACGAGCGCGCATTGCAGCGTGTGATGCCGACCGCCCTGGCGCAGGGCGTGGAGATCGTCGTCGGCGGCCCGTACAGCTCCGGCATCCTGGCCGGCGGCACGCACTTCGAATACCAGCCGGCCTCGGAAGAGATCAAGGCCAAGGTGGCGCGCATGAAGGCGGTCGCGGCACGGCATGGCGTGAGCATCAAGGCCGCCGCGCTGCAGTTCGCCCTGGCCAATCCGGCAGTGGCCGCGGTCATCCCCGGCGCCAGCAAGCCCGAGCGCATCGCCGAAGACAAGCTGGCCCTGGCGGAGACGATTCCCCAGGACTTCTGGCGCGAGCTGCGCGAACAAGGCCTGGTCAGCGCCGTCGCGCCGCTGCCCGGCGTGCGTTGA
- a CDS encoding VOC family protein, which yields MKKPQLHVKEAGASPAQQAAMFYRRALGVQVIRHVELAQGLCAMNDLAPPGAREQPPLVEMIRGDPRNGCHLAYVVPDVGAACRRLLANGAELCGRPPEGGVTRICSPAGIPAELIQGSAFVSSVSTDSQAARS from the coding sequence ATGAAGAAGCCGCAATTGCATGTGAAGGAGGCCGGCGCATCGCCGGCGCAGCAGGCCGCCATGTTCTACCGGCGGGCGCTGGGCGTGCAGGTGATCCGCCACGTCGAACTGGCGCAGGGGTTGTGCGCCATGAACGATCTGGCGCCGCCGGGAGCGCGGGAGCAGCCGCCGCTGGTCGAGATGATCAGGGGCGATCCCAGGAACGGCTGCCACCTGGCCTACGTGGTGCCCGATGTCGGCGCGGCCTGCCGCCGGCTGCTGGCTAACGGCGCCGAACTCTGCGGGCGGCCGCCTGAAGGCGGCGTGACGCGCATCTGCTCGCCGGCGGGCATCCCGGCGGAGTTGATACAGGGCAGCGCATTCGTTTCATCCGTTTCAACCGATTCGCAGGCGGCGCGCAGTTGA
- a CDS encoding FAD binding domain-containing protein, protein MRAFTYQRASSAAEAAAAVARAPGAKFIAGGTNLLDLMKLEIETPVHLVDVNGLGLDKIEGTPDGGLRIGALARNTDLASDMRVRRDYAVLSRALLAGASAQLRNKATTAGNLLQRTRCPYFYDTNQACNKRRPGSGCSAVGGFSRQHAIIGASAACIATFPSDMAVAMRLLDASVETVRPDGSTRVIPIADFHHLPGNTPHIENALVAGELITAVTLPRPLGGTHLYRKVRDRTSYAFALVSVAAVIQPDGRGRVALGGVAHKPWRVEAAEAALPQGAAAVSARLLAGAAPTHENEFKITLAKRTLAAVLAEAKKG, encoded by the coding sequence ATGAGGGCCTTCACCTACCAGCGCGCAAGCTCTGCCGCCGAAGCCGCAGCGGCCGTGGCGCGGGCCCCCGGCGCCAAGTTCATCGCCGGCGGCACCAACCTGCTCGACCTGATGAAACTGGAGATCGAGACGCCGGTGCATCTGGTCGACGTCAACGGCCTCGGCCTGGACAAGATCGAGGGCACCCCGGACGGCGGCTTGCGCATCGGCGCGCTGGCGCGCAATACCGACCTGGCGTCCGACATGCGCGTGCGGCGCGATTACGCGGTGCTGTCGCGCGCCCTGCTGGCCGGCGCCTCGGCGCAGCTGCGCAACAAGGCCACCACTGCCGGCAACCTGCTGCAGCGCACGCGTTGTCCCTATTTCTACGACACCAACCAGGCGTGCAACAAGCGCCGGCCAGGCAGCGGCTGCTCGGCTGTCGGTGGCTTCAGTCGCCAGCATGCCATCATCGGCGCCAGCGCCGCCTGCATCGCGACCTTCCCCAGCGACATGGCCGTGGCCATGCGCCTGCTCGACGCCAGTGTCGAGACCGTGCGCCCCGACGGCAGCACGCGCGTCATTCCCATCGCCGACTTCCACCACCTTCCCGGCAATACCCCGCATATCGAAAACGCACTGGTGGCCGGCGAGCTGATCACGGCCGTCACCTTGCCCCGCCCGCTGGGCGGCACGCACCTGTACCGCAAGGTGCGCGACCGCACTTCCTATGCCTTCGCGCTGGTCTCGGTGGCCGCCGTGATCCAGCCCGACGGCCGCGGGCGGGTGGCATTGGGCGGCGTGGCGCACAAGCCGTGGCGGGTCGAAGCCGCGGAAGCGGCATTGCCGCAAGGAGCCGCCGCCGTTTCGGCGCGCCTGCTGGCCGGCGCCGCGCCCACGCACGAGAACGAATTCAAGATCACTCTCGCCAAGCGCACGCTCGCCGCGGTGCTGGCCGAAGCGAAGAAAGGCTGA
- the paoC gene encoding aldehyde oxidoreductase molybdenum-binding subunit PaoC encodes MRFDTPATNNPIDQLKIVGKAVDRVDGRLKTTGAAPYAYEQNEAAPDAAYGYIVGAAIAKGRIRSMNTSAARHAAGVLEVVTADNAGRLGRGSKNTASLLGGPEIQHYHQAIALVIAETFEQARAAAQLIEVSYDEAAGAFDLAAAKGEPALSGPQKGDKRIGDFEGAYAGAAVRLDATYTTPDHSHAMMEPHASIAAWNGDQLTVWTSNQMVDWGRGDLARTLGVPKNKIRLVSPYIGGGFGGKLFLRADAVLAALGARLVRRPVKVALPRPMIFNNTTHRPATIQRIRIGAARDGRISAIAHESWSGDLAGGKPEDAIQQTRLLYAGANRMTGTRLAQLDLPEGNAMRAPGEASGLMALEIAMDEMAEKLKMDPIMFRIKNETKVDPENPARPFSQRRLIECLRTGAERFGWKERNPAPASRREGQWMIGMGVAAAFRNNLVMRSGARLRLSPAGVVTVETDMTDIGTGSYTIIAQTAAEMMGVGLDRVTVKLGDSDFPISAGSGGQWGANSSTAGVYAAAVKLREAVAQRLGLDPASAEFADGMVRGAGKAIPLAQAAMQGELVVEDTMEYGDLSKRYQQSTFGAHFVEVGVDSNTGEIRIRRMLAVCAAGRILNPKSARSQVIGAMTMGVGSALMEELVVDKRRGFFVNHDLAGYEVPVHADIPHQEVVFIEETDPVSSPMKAKGVGELGLCGVGAAIANAVYNATGVRVRDYPVTLDKLLKGLPDAA; translated from the coding sequence ATGCGATTCGATACGCCCGCGACCAACAACCCTATCGACCAGCTGAAGATCGTCGGCAAGGCGGTCGACCGCGTCGACGGCCGCCTCAAGACCACCGGCGCCGCGCCTTACGCCTACGAGCAGAACGAGGCCGCGCCCGACGCCGCCTATGGCTATATCGTCGGCGCCGCCATCGCCAAGGGGCGCATCCGCTCCATGAACACCTCGGCGGCGCGGCATGCGGCCGGCGTGCTGGAGGTCGTCACCGCCGACAACGCCGGCCGGCTTGGCCGGGGAAGCAAGAACACCGCGAGCCTGCTCGGCGGCCCCGAGATCCAGCACTACCACCAGGCCATCGCGCTGGTGATTGCCGAGACCTTCGAGCAGGCGCGGGCGGCGGCGCAGCTGATAGAGGTCAGCTACGACGAGGCCGCCGGCGCCTTCGACCTGGCCGCGGCCAAGGGCGAACCGGCGCTGTCCGGGCCGCAGAAGGGCGACAAGCGCATCGGCGATTTCGAAGGCGCCTATGCCGGCGCGGCGGTCAGGCTGGATGCCACCTACACCACGCCGGATCATTCGCACGCCATGATGGAGCCGCATGCGTCGATTGCGGCATGGAACGGCGACCAGCTGACCGTGTGGACCTCCAACCAGATGGTCGACTGGGGCCGCGGCGATCTGGCCAGGACCCTGGGCGTGCCCAAGAACAAGATCCGCCTGGTGTCGCCCTACATCGGCGGCGGCTTCGGCGGCAAGCTATTCCTGCGCGCCGATGCGGTGCTGGCGGCGCTGGGCGCGCGGCTGGTGCGGCGGCCGGTGAAGGTCGCCCTTCCCCGCCCCATGATCTTCAACAACACCACCCACCGGCCGGCGACCATCCAGCGCATCCGCATCGGCGCCGCGCGCGACGGCAGGATCAGCGCCATCGCCCATGAGAGCTGGTCGGGCGACCTCGCCGGCGGCAAGCCCGAGGACGCCATCCAGCAGACCCGTCTGCTGTACGCCGGCGCCAACCGCATGACCGGTACGCGCCTGGCGCAGCTGGACCTGCCGGAGGGCAACGCCATGCGCGCGCCCGGCGAGGCGTCCGGGCTGATGGCGCTGGAAATCGCCATGGATGAGATGGCGGAAAAACTGAAGATGGACCCCATCATGTTCCGCATCAAGAACGAGACCAAGGTCGATCCGGAGAATCCTGCGCGGCCCTTCTCGCAACGCCGGCTGATCGAATGCCTGCGCACCGGCGCCGAGCGTTTCGGCTGGAAGGAGCGCAATCCGGCGCCGGCTTCCCGGCGCGAGGGTCAATGGATGATCGGCATGGGCGTGGCCGCGGCCTTCCGCAACAACCTGGTGATGCGCTCGGGTGCGCGCCTGCGCCTGTCGCCGGCGGGTGTGGTCACGGTGGAAACCGACATGACCGATATCGGCACCGGCAGCTACACCATCATCGCCCAGACCGCCGCCGAAATGATGGGCGTCGGATTGGACAGGGTGACGGTCAAACTGGGCGATTCCGACTTCCCCATTTCCGCCGGCTCCGGCGGCCAATGGGGCGCCAACAGCTCCACGGCCGGCGTCTATGCCGCCGCCGTCAAGCTGCGCGAAGCCGTGGCGCAACGCCTGGGCCTGGACCCCGCCTCGGCCGAGTTCGCCGATGGCATGGTGCGCGGCGCCGGCAAGGCCATCCCGCTGGCGCAGGCCGCGATGCAGGGTGAGCTGGTGGTGGAAGACACCATGGAATACGGCGACCTCAGCAAGCGCTACCAGCAATCGACCTTCGGCGCGCATTTCGTCGAGGTCGGCGTGGACAGCAATACCGGCGAGATCCGCATCCGGCGCATGCTGGCCGTGTGCGCGGCGGGACGCATCCTCAATCCCAAGTCGGCGCGCAGCCAGGTGATCGGCGCCATGACCATGGGCGTGGGTTCGGCCCTGATGGAAGAGCTGGTGGTGGACAAGCGCCGCGGCTTCTTCGTCAACCACGACCTGGCCGGTTACGAGGTGCCGGTGCACGCAGACATCCCGCATCAGGAGGTGGTGTTCATCGAGGAAACCGACCCTGTCTCCTCGCCGATGAAGGCCAAGGGCGTGGGCGAGCTCGGCCTGTGCGGCGTCGGCGCGGCGATCGCCAACGCGGTCTACAACGCCACCGGGGTGCGCGTGCGCGATTACCCGGTGACGCTGGACAAACTGCTCAAGGGACTGCCCGATGCCGCCTGA